The following are from one region of the Populus trichocarpa isolate Nisqually-1 chromosome 8, P.trichocarpa_v4.1, whole genome shotgun sequence genome:
- the LOC7462090 gene encoding sister chromatid cohesion 1 protein 1 yields MFYSHQLLARKAPLGQIWMAATMHAKINRKKLNKLNIIRICEEILNPSVPMALRLSGILMGGVVIVYERKVKLLYDDVTRLLVEINEAWKVKVAPDPTVLPKGKSQARKEAVTLPENQETDVGEIEQSLNYSNAATTTMGFQQTAYFTMRLDNVDEPFVNNDTREGDASHHLHQADADNITLFERFDSYQADADAYNRFERFDIEGDEETQVNFTSADHMDIPTTLIPSPHEQDEAQRAEENQDHHPEFQVNQQSNECKGARQDQQKRRPIKRKTRRQATTTVDYEQTIIPGHVYQSWLQNASDIVSRRGRKRKARMGIMSTTKISNLMELPPTVLIDDNGNREIYYPAPLLELWTKSTQPPHDSPSERTSAPLPPEPSKSSPPDRVNYEEPAGYTFDDVHSGVGSQSLGTSIEKMRTNVVNDEQSMDILMEELKANLRNNGVGMTEANMATPRNSGDGVGSIPSSGSGHGIPPHYLEVNLGRSSKKGRHSSSRHSGSSLETVVEEDPWRFADPNFELSRLSENGPTPDQELLVETEPTQTQHHVVGQPVDKIADSIRMQMKTHFETPGAPQVESLNNLAAGMNTKAAALLFYQTCVLASRDFLRVEQKVPYGDILISKGAKMH; encoded by the exons atgttttactcACACCAGCTTCTAGCTCGCAAAGCACCTCTTGGCCAGATATG GATGGCTGCAACCATGCATGCGAAGATCAACCGAAAGAAGCTCAATAAGCTCAACATCATCCGTATCtg TGAAGAGATTTTGAATCCCTCAGTGCCTATGGCTCTTAGACTCTCTGGAATTCTCATGG gTGGAGTTGTTATTGTCTATGAACGAAAAGTGAAGCTCCTCTATG ATGATGTAACCCGCCTGCTG GTTGAAATAAACGAAGCATGGAAAGTGAAGGTAGCCCCAGACCCCACTGTCCTTCCTAAGGGAAAATCACAGGCCAG GAAAGAGGCAGTGACTTTACCAGAGAACCAAGAAACAGATGTGGGAGAAATTGAGCAATCCCTTAATTACTCCAATGCTGCAACCACCACCATGGGTTTTCAACAAACAGCCTATTTCACCATG CGGCTTGACAATGTGGATGAACCGTTTGTTAACAATGATACCAGGGAGGGAGATGCATCCCATCACTTACATCAAG CTGATGCCGACAACATCACGTTATTTGAACGTTTTGATTCATACCAGGCTGATGCTGATGCGTACAATCGCTTTGAAAG ATTTGATATTGAAGGGGATGAAGAGACACAGGTGAACTTCACTTCAGCAGATCATATGGATATCCCAACTACTCTCATACCCTCCCCACATGAACAAGACGAAGCTCAAAGAG CGGAAGAAAACCAAGACCATCATCCAGAATTCCAAGTCAATCAACAATCTAATGAATGCAAGGGAGCCAGGCAG GATCAGCAGAAGCGAAGGCcaattaaaaggaaaacaagaagACAAGCAACTACTACCGTTGATTATGAACAAACCATTATTCCAGGTCATGTATACCAGTCATGGCTTCAAAATGCTTCTGACATTGTCTCAAggagaggaagaaagaggaaG GCACGCATGGGTATTATGTCCACTACAAAAATATCTAACCTCATGGAGCTCCCACCTACTGTTCTTATTGATGATAATGGAAATAGAGAAATCTATTATCCAGCTCCTCTTCTGGAACTTTGGACCAAAAGTACCCAGCCTCCTCATGACTCCCCTTCTG AAAGGACTTCTGCACCACTGCCACCAGAACCATCAAAATCGTCACCACCAGACAGAGTAAATTATGAAGAACCAGCTGGATAT ACCTTTGATGATGTTCATAGTGGAGTTGGCTCTCAGTCACTGGGTACTTCGATAGAGAAGATGAGAACAAACGTTGTGAATGATGAGCAATCCATGGATATCCTCATGGAAGAACTAAAAGCCAACCTTAGGAACAATGGTGTGGGGATGACTGAAGCCAATATGGCAACACCTAGGAATTCTG GAGATGGAGTGGGGTCCATTCCAAGCTCTGGATCAGGGCATGGCATTCCACCACATTATTTGGAAGTCAATTTAGGACG ATCAAGTAAGAAAGGACGTCATTCCTCATCCAGACACAGTGGTAGTAGTCTCGAGACAGTAGTTGAAGAGGATCCTTGGCGGTTTGCTGATCCAAATTTTGAGCTATCAAGGCTGTCTGAGAATGGCCCAACACCTGATCAAG AACTGTTGGTTGAAACTGAACCTACACAAACCCAACATCATGTTGTTGGTCAGCCTGTTGACAAGATAGCTGATTCTATCCGAAT GCAAATGAAAACGCATTTTGAAACGCCAGGAGCCCCTCAAGTAGAATCCCTGAACAACCTGGCTGCTGGAATGAACACAAAAGCAGCAGCTCTGCTGTTTTATCAAACTTGTG TTCTTGCGTCACGTGATTTCCTAAGAGTTGAACAAAAGGTGCCTTATGGGGATATTCTCATCTCTAAAGGAGCCAAGATGCATTAA